In Formosa haliotis, the sequence CTTTCTATTTGTTTTACAAGTTCTACATTAGATAATTTTTGCAAACTTTCTCCTACCAATTCCCCTATTTTATGATGATGCGTTTCTATAAGTTGCATTAAAGTCGATTTTAACCATAGGTCGGTTTGCTCTAATTTTGATGCGTCGTCATGAAACGATTGTAGGGCCAGGTTAACCTTATCTTTAATAAGCAATGTATACTCGTTTTCACTTTCGAACAAGTGTTCGTGGATAATAGATTTTAATCGGGTTAAGGCTTGTTTTACTATTCCAGAGTCTAATAAACGCTCTAAAAACTGCTCTCCAAATTGATTCACATCAGATTGTGCTTTTTCATCACCAGAAGTTAGTCGTTCTCCATAAGCATACAGTTGCTCATCTAAAGCGATAATTATTTTATGATGCTCTGGATCTGACTGTATATCTTCAATAAGCTGAATTAATTGATCTTGAATGCCTTCGGCAATACGTTGCGGTTTTATGGCTCCTAAAACTTGTCCGGCCCCAACCAACAACCCTTTTAAAGGCGAGCCTCCTTTTTGTTTATTTACAAGGATTCTTACTTCTGTAGTTAAAAAATCTAAAGTAGAGTCTGAAGCTACTTTATCTTTCAAAACGTCTAAAAACACTTGAAGTATACCATAATGATCTTTATGTTTAACCGTTTGCTTTAATAAATTCCCCAGCGGTTCTGCTAAATTATTACCTTTAATCGCTGGTTTAATGATGCCGTCTAAAGTATGAACAACATCTTGATGATCTAATTTTAAAACCAACTTTTCGAGTTCTGGCTTTAAGGTTTTTCGAATGGTTTCTTGATTGTCTTCATTCAACAAATATTCTGCAATGGGTTTTGCTAGAGATACTGCCGAAATTTTATCGCGAATCATATCTTTAGACAACCATTCGTTATTTACTAAATCTACAATTCCGGCCGATAATTTCTCTCGACTTTTTACAATTATATTGGTATGTTTTTTTACAATGGGAATAGGAATTTCTTGAAACAAGGCCCTTACAGCAAACCAATCGGCAACACCACCTACAACGGCTGCTTCAAAACCTGCCAATAATATTTCTAAAGTATTACCTTCATAAAGATTGAAATATTTTAATAGTATACACCCCGTCATACAAATTACGGCGATGGCAAGGGATCGATTTCCTAACTTATTCTTTTTCATTATAAAAATCTATTTACCAGACAAGGTTATAAAAAAATTGAGAATTAGAATCTTTATCCAATTAAAAACGGATGATATTAGTTTAAAAGAAAACCAACATGATCATTGCTATGTCCAAATACAGCTAACTTTATACCTTAAATTTATAGGCATCGAACATAAAAGCTTCCTCGAAACGTTCTAAACGTGCATCGAATTTATCTGTAAACACTGCATATTGACATTTGTTTACACTCTCTGCCAAACGCAATACCTCGTTATACGTATTCTGACGGATTAAAAACTCGGCATCTTCTATACAAATTAATTGCACATCGGTTAAATGAATACTATTTAAAAAGTAAAGTTTATTCAGGCGTTTTACCGTGGCTATCAAAATATCTGTCCCCATGTAAATTTCGTCACGTTGTGCATCAATTTTATGTTCATCGTAAATACAATACACGCGTAAATCGGTAGGT encodes:
- a CDS encoding DUF445 domain-containing protein yields the protein MKKNKLGNRSLAIAVICMTGCILLKYFNLYEGNTLEILLAGFEAAVVGGVADWFAVRALFQEIPIPIVKKHTNIIVKSREKLSAGIVDLVNNEWLSKDMIRDKISAVSLAKPIAEYLLNEDNQETIRKTLKPELEKLVLKLDHQDVVHTLDGIIKPAIKGNNLAEPLGNLLKQTVKHKDHYGILQVFLDVLKDKVASDSTLDFLTTEVRILVNKQKGGSPLKGLLVGAGQVLGAIKPQRIAEGIQDQLIQLIEDIQSDPEHHKIIIALDEQLYAYGERLTSGDEKAQSDVNQFGEQFLERLLDSGIVKQALTRLKSIIHEHLFESENEYTLLIKDKVNLALQSFHDDASKLEQTDLWLKSTLMQLIETHHHKIGELVGESLQKLSNVELVKQIESKVGEDLQYIRLNGAIVGGIVGMLIMIVKIFVLGIH
- a CDS encoding DEAD/DEAH box helicase, which codes for MSFKKILPVLKETLDDLGYETTTPLQKKVLSTIKSGANVFGIGATGSGKTTAIILSVIQKLKGEAKGDAPRAIVLVKDKAEALALKEKFEVFTRPTDLRVYCIYDEHKIDAQRDEIYMGTDILIATVKRLNKLYFLNSIHLTDVQLICIEDAEFLIRQNTYNEVLRLAESVNKCQYAVFTDKFDARLERFEEAFMFDAYKFKV